TCGCCTTCGCGACGGGCGCTATCGAGCCCCTCCTGAAGTACCGCCAGTTGCTCAGCGTCGGCCTTGTCCTTCTGATTCGCCGCGCGCCCCGACACCAGACGCAGGCTATCGCGCGCCTCGGCGCTGACCGGCGCCGCTCCCGCCTCGGTCTTTTTCCGCGCATCCATCTGCCGCCCCTGCGGCAACGCGACCTGTCGGCGCGCCTGCCACTCACCGTTCTGCGCCTGGATGCGCGCAACGGCCTGGGCATGACTCTGAGCCCGCGCCTGCTGCTCATTCGGCAGACGCAGCACCTGCCCCACCTTCAACCGATTGGCGTTGCCATCGACGAACGCATCGGGGTTCAGTTGCTGGATCGCCAGCATGGTCTGCATCACCGACACGCTGGAAGACGGGCGATTGTGCGATGCGATGTTCCACAGGGCATCGTTGCGCTGGATTCGATAACTCTCCGACGGCGCCGATACCGCTGGCGACGGTGCGGCCTGGCGGGCCGGTGCGGCAAGCGGACGGGTTGCGACGGTCGCCGGCGGAGCCACCGGCGTGGCGACATAGCTCGGCGGATCGAGCAGCAACGTGAACTCGCGCACCAGGCGCCCCTGCGGCCACACCACCTGCAGCACGAAGTTGACGTAAGGTTCCTGAATCGGGCGCAGCGAACTGACGCGGATGGTCCCACGGCCGTTCTTGCCGATGTCCGAGCTGAAGCGCAGGCCGGTCACCAACTGGCTGCGGTCGACTCCCAGGCGGTCGAAGTCCTGCTGGGAAGCGAGGCCGACCACCACCTCGTCCGTACTCAGATCGCCCACGCCGCGCAGGTCGATGCTCGCCGACAAGGTCTGCCCAAGGACCGCGCGCGACGAGATCTCACCCAGCTCCAGCGCATCGGCGGTGCCTGGCAGGAAGGCCGAGGCAATGGCCGCCGCCAACAAGAATCCGTGAAACCGAGACATCCTCTCCCCCGCAGCAAGTATCCGATTGGCCGGCGCGAAAGGGCACACCGAAACCTGGACTGCGAGGATAGCGACTGGTTCCGAGCTGCTTTTACGGGTCCGTCACAGAACACCGCGAAATCAAGGGAGAGTTCCACCGACAGCGCGTACTTCGAGCGTTTTTGTGCGGGATATCACGTGACGCAGACAGCACGACGCCGGCACAGGGCCGGCGTCGTGGGTATCGCTGAAGGAGCGATCAACGCTCGAGCAGAATGCGCAGCATGCGCCGCAGCGGCTCGGCGGCGCCCCACAGCAACTGATCGCCGACGGTGAAGGCGCCGATGTACTGCGAGCCCATGTTGAGCTTGCGCAGACGGCCGACCGGAACGCTCAGGGTGCCGGTGACGGCTGCCGGGGTCAGTTCGCGCATGCTGATCTCGCGCTGGTTGGGGACCAGCTTGACCCAGGGGTTGTGCTGGCTGATCAGACCTTCGATGTCGGTCAGCGGCACGTCCTTGTTCAGCTTGATGGTCAGCGCCTGGCTGTGGCAGCGCATGGCGCCGATGCGCACGCAGATGCCGTCCACCGGGATCGGGTTCTTGAAGCGGCCGAGGATCTTGTTGGTCTCGGCCTGGCCCTTCCACTCTTCGCGGCTCTGGCCGTTGGGCAGTTCCTTGTCGATCCACGGGATCAGGCTGCCGGCCAGCGGCGCGCCGAAGTTCTCGGTGGGCATGGCGTCGCTGCGAATGGCCTCGGCGACCTTGCGGTCGATGTCGAGGATGGCGCTGGACGGGTTGGCCAGGTCATCGGCCACGGAGGCGTTGATGGCGCCCATCTGCTTGATCAGTTCGCGCATGTTCTGCGCGCCGGCACCGGAGGCCGCCTGGTAGGTCATGGCGCTCATCCACTCGACTAGGCCGGCTTCGAACAGGCCGCCCAGAGCCATCAGCATCAGGCTGACGGTGCAGTTGCCGCCGATGTAGTTCTTCGCGCCGGCATCCAGCGACTGATCGATGACCTTGCGGTTCACCGGGTCGAGGACGATCACCGCGTCATCCTGCATGCGCAGGCTGGAGGCGGCGTCGATCCAGTAGCCCTGCCAGCCGGCTTCGCGCAGCTTGGGGAAGACTTCGTTAGTGTAGTCGCCGCCCTGGCAGGTCAGGATGACGTCGAGGGTTTTCAGTTCCTCGATGCTGTAGGCGTCCTTCAGGGGGGCAATGTCCTTGCCAATGGACGGACCTTCGCCACCCACGTTGGAGGTGGTGAAGAACACCGGCTCGATCAGGTCGAAGTCCCGCTCTTCCAGCATCCGCTGCATGAGCACCGAACCGACCATGCCACGCCAACCGATCAGACCTACACGCTTCATCGCTACTACACCTTCATATATTTAGAGGGCCGTCGCTCCCGCTTTCCTGCAAGGGGCCGGGAGCGAGCGAACCGGAGAGATTACAGATTCCGCAGCGCGGCGACTACCGCATCGCCCATTTCGCGGGTTCCGACCTTGGTGCAGCCTTCGGACCAGATGTCGCCGGTCCGCAGGCCCTGGTCGAGCACCAGGCTCACGGCCTTCTCGATGGCGTCGGCGGCGGCGCCCTGGTTGAAGGTGTAGCGCAGCATCATCGAGACCGAGAGGATGGTCGCCAGCGGGTTGGCGATGCCCTGCCCGGCGATGTCCGGAGCCGAACCATGACAAGGCTCGTACATACCCTTGTTATTCGAATCCAGGGACGCTGAAGGCAGCATGCCGATGGAACCGGTGAGCATGGAAGCCTCATCCGACAGGATGTCGCCGAACATGTTGTCGGTGACCATCACGTCGAACTGCTTGGGCGCGCGGACCAGCTGCATGGCGGCGTTGTCGACGTACATGTGCGACAGCTCGATGTCCGGGTAGTCCTTGGCGACTTCCTCGACCACTTCGCGCCACAGCTGGCTGGAAGCCAGGACGTTGGCCTTGTCCACCGAGCACAGCTTCTTGTTGCGCACGCGGGCCATGTCGAAGCCTACGCGGGCGATGCGGCGGATTTCGCTCTCGCTGTACGGCAGGGTGTCGTACGCCTGGCGCTCGCCGTTCTCCAGCACGCGCTGCTCGCGCGGCTGACCGAAGTAGATGCCGCCGGTCAGCTCGCGGACGATGAGGATGTCCAGGCCGGCGACCACTTCGGGCTTCAGGCTGGAGGCATCGGCCAGTTGCGGGTAGAGGATGGCCGGGCGCAGGTTGCCGAACAGGCCCAGTTGCGAGCGGATCTTCAGCAGGCCGCGCTCGGGGCGGATGTCGCGCTCGATCTTGTCCCACTTCGGGCCGCCCACGGCGCCCAGCAGTACGGCGTCGGAATGGCGCGCGCGCTCCAGGGTCTCGTCGGCCAGCGGCACCCCGTGCTTGTCGATGGCGGCACCGCCGATCACGTCCTCGGTCAGCTCGAAGCCCAGGGCGAACTTGTCGTTGGCCAGCTCCAGCACCTTGACCGCTTCGGCCATGATTTCCGGGCCGATACCGTCGCCGGGGAGAACCAGAATCTGTTTGCTCATCTTTCTGCTCACTTTTTGAAAGTCGCTTGGCCAATAAAGCCGCTTGGCAAATAACGTAACGCCCCGGATGGCTCGCGCCATCCGGGGCGGTCAGAACCTTGAGATCAGCGCTCCGCCCAGAGCACCAGCACGTCGGTGCTGAAGGAACCCTCGGCGTCGATCTCGAAATACTCGCGCACCTCGTCGCCCATCGAAAGCTGCAGGGCACGAATGGCCTGGCGCATCACCTCGGGGGTGCGCATGCGCTCGACCCAGGAAGTGAACTCCAGGCGCAGGCGCTGGCGCTTGACGGCGGTCACGGCGAGGCCGGCTTCGCCGACCAGACGCGCCCACTCCGACGGGGAGTAGTCACGCACATGGCTGGTGTCGCGCAGGACCTCGACAGTCTGCAGATAGGTGTCCAGCAGAGGCAAGCCCGGCGCCGCGACGTCGATGAAGCAGACCACGCCATCCGGCTTGAGCACCCGGCGCACTTCGCGCAGCGCCTGGCCGACATCCCGCCAGTGGTGCGCGGAATAGCGGCTGAAGACGAAATCGAACTCGCCATCCTCGAACGGCAGCTGCTCGGCGGCGCCGCAGCGCGTGGCGATGTTGCCGAGGCCGCGCTCGGCGGCGGCCGAAGCCACCACGTCGAGCATCTGTTGGGACAGGTCGTAAGCCACCACCTCGCCGGCCAGCGGCGCGACGTTGAAACTGACGTGCCCTGCCCCGCAACCCAGGTCCAGCACGCGCGCGCCGGTGGTCGCCGACAGTCGCTCGCGCAGCTGGGCGAACTCTTCGCCCTGGGCGTGTACGGCGCTGGTCAGGTAAGCGTTGGCCTGGGCGCCGAACTGGCGCTGGACCACTTGCTCGTGGCGACTCTCGGTCATGGCTTTCTCCTTATTAGGGTGCGCCGCGCTCAGGCGTCGCGGAACAACCAGGGCTGGCTCTGCTTGTAGCCGGTTTCGAAACGGCGGATGGCGTCGGCGTCCTGCAGGGTCAGGCCGATGTCGTCCAGACCGTTGAGCAGGCAGTGCTTGCGGAACGCATCCACGTCGAAGCGGTACTGCTTGCCGTCCGGGCGGGTTACGGTCTGCGCGGCAAGGTCGACGGTCAGCTGGTAACCCTCGGTGGCTTCGCACTGGGCGAACAGCTCGTCGACTTCCTCATCCTTCAGGATGATCGGCAGCAGGCCGTTCTTGAAGCTGTTGTTGAAGAAGATGTCGGCGAAGCTCGGCGCGATCACGGCGCGGAAGCCGTACTCGTCCAGGGCCCACGGTGCGTGCTCGCGGGACGAGCCACAACCGAAGTTCTCGCGGGCCAGCAGCACGCTGGCGCCCTCGTAGCGCGGGAAGTTGAGGACGAAGTCCTGGTTCACCGGGCGCTTGGAGTTGTCCTGGTTCGGCTGGCCCACGTCGAGGTAGCGCCACTCGTCGAACAGGTTCGGGCCGAAGCCGGTGCGCTTGATCGACTTGAGGAATTGCTTGGGGATGATCTGGTCGGTGTCGACGTTGGCGCGGTCGAGCGGCGCGACGAGGCCGGTATGCTGAGTAAAGGCTTTCATTTATAGGTCTCCTCAGGCCTGCATCAATTCACGTACGTCGATGAAACGACCGGTCACGGCAGCCGCGGCAGCCATCGCCGGGCTCACCAGATGGGTACGACCACCGGCGCCCTGACGGCCTTCGAAGTTGCGGTTGGAGGTGGAAGCGCAATGCTCGCCGCTCTCCAGGCGGTCCGGGTTCATCGCCAGGCACATGGAGCAGCCCGGTTCACGCCATTCGAAGCCGGCTTCGATGAAGATCTTGTCCAGGCCTTCCTGTTCGGCCTGGGCCTTCACCAGACCCGAGCCCGGAACGACCAGCGCCTGCTTCACGGTAGAAGCGACCTTGCGGCCCTTGGCCACGGCAGCGGCGGCGCGCAGGTCTTCGATGCGCGAGTTGGTGCAGGAGCCAATGAATACGCGGTCCAGCTGGATATCGGTGATCGCCTGGTTGGCGTTCAGGCCCATGTACTTGAGGGCACGGACGATGGAGTCGCGCTTGACCGCATCGGCCTCGGCCGCCGGGTCCGGCACGTTCTGGTCCACCGCGAGGACCATCTCCGGGGAAGTCCCCCAACTGACCTGCGGCTTGATGTCCTCGGCCCGCAGTTCGACGATGGTGTCGAAGTGCGCGTCGGCGTCGGAAACCAGGTCGCTCCAGGCTTCCACGGCCTTGTCCCAGTCACTGCCCTGCGGCGAGAACGGACGGCCCTTCACGTATTCCACGGTCTTCTCGTCGCACGCCACCATGCCGACGCGGGCGCCCGCTTCGATGGACATGTTGCAGATGGTCATGCGGCCTTCCATGGACAGGTCGCGGATGGCGCTGCCGGCGAATTCCAGGGCATGGCCGTTGCCGCCGGCGGTGCCGATCTTGCCGATCACCGCGAGGACGATGTCCTTGGCGGTCACGCCGAAGGGCAGCTTGCCTTCCACGCGGACCTGCATGTTCTTCATCTTCTTGGCGACCAGGCACTGAGTGGCGAGCACATGTTCGACCTCGGAGGTGCCGATGCCGTGGGCCAGCGCGCCGAAGGCGCCGTGGGTCGAGGTGTGCGAGTCGCCGCAGACCACGGTCATGCCCGGCAGGGTCGCGCCCTGCTCCGGGCCGACCACGTGGACGATGCCCTGGCGGACGTCGTTCATCTTGAATTCGAGGATGCCGAAGTCGTCGCAGTTCTCGTCCAGGGTCTGGACCTGGATGCGCGACACTTCGTCGGCGATGGCCGCGAGGCCGCCCTTGCGCTCGACCTGGGTGGTCGGCACGTTATGGTCCGGGGTGGCGATGTTCGCATCGATGCGCCACGGCTTGCGGCCGGCCAGGCGCAGGCCTTCGAAGGCCTGCGGCGAGGTCACTTCGTGGAGGATGTGGCGGTCGATATAGATGAGCGACGAACCATCGTCACGGCGCTTCACCTCGTGCATTTCCCAGAGTTTGTCGTAGAGCGTCTTGCCGGCCATCAGAGAATCCTCATCAGCGTCTTTCTATGCCCCTTGGGCTTGTGGGGATGATGCTATGGAATGGAGCCGAATAACTCAAATTCATATTTTTTATCCGAAGGATTCCCACGAGGAATACGGTGCGTTATAAAAGCCGGGCGCCGCTTCCAGAGCGCAGGGAGTCGACATGGACCTGACCAGCCTCAACACCTTCCTCGCCATCGCCGAGTCCGGCAGTTTCTCCGAAGCCGGCGAGCGCCTGCACCTGACCCAGCCGGCGGTGAGCAAGCGCATCGCCGCCCTGGAGAGCCAGCTGGGCGTGCGCCTGTTCGACCGTGTCGGCCGCGAGGTGACCCTCACCGAGTCCGGCCGCGCCCTTCTGCCGCGCGCCTACCAGATCCTCAGCGTGCTGGACGACACCCGCCGCGCCCTGACCAACCTGAACGGTGAAGTGAGCGGCCGGCTGGTCCTGGCCACCAGTCACCACATCGGCCTGCACCGCCTGCCGCCGCTGCTGCGCGCCTTCACCAAGGCCCACCCGCAGGTGGCGCTGGACATCCAGTTCTGCGACTCGGAAGTGGCCTACGAAGAAATTCTCCACGGCCGCGCCGAGCTGGCCGTGATCACCCTCGCCCCGGAAACCGCCGAACCGGTACGCGCCGTGCCGGTGTGGGACGACCCGCTGGACTTCGTCGCCGCCCCCGAGCACCCGCTGTCGGTGCAGGGCCCGGTGTTCCTCGCCGACGTGGCGCGGCACCCGGCGGTATTCCCCGGCGGCAACACCTTCACCCACCACATCGTGAGGCGCATGTTCGAGGCCGAAGGCCTGACGCCGAACATCGGCATGAGCACCAACTACATGGAGACCATCAAGATGATGGTCTCCATCGGCCTGGCCTGGAGCGTGCTGCCGCGCACCATGCTCGACGACAGCGTCGTACGCCTGCCGCTGCAGGATATCCAGCTCAGCCGCCAGCTGGGCTACATCCTGCACACCGAGCGCACGCTGTCCAACGCCGCGCGAGCCTTCATGCGTCTGCTCGACGCCCAGGCAGCCGGGCTTGCGCCTGCCGCGGCCTAGCCTCTATTGTTCTGGCATAACTAGAAGAACAAGGGGCCTGAATGCCCGTCCGCACGTCACGCCGAGACCGCCTTGTAAGCGGTCCCGGTTTCTGTCCGGGGAGCGACGCATGACCCAGCACTCCCCGTCCCTGCCCGAATCCGACGGCCAGGACCAATTCGCCAAGGCCTTCCACACCGGCCCCGACGCAATGGTCATCAGCGACCGGGACAGCGGGCGCTTCCGCGAGATCAACGCCAGCTTCACCGAGCGTTTCGGCTGGAGCCGCGAAGAGGCCATCGGCCGCACTTCGCTGCAACTGGGTATCTGGCGCAGCCTGGACGAGCGCCAGCGGATGCTCGACAGCATCGACGCCGAGCAACGCATCGACGGCTTCGAAGTCACCCTGCTCACCCGCGCGGGCGAAGAACGCAGCGCCCGCGTCTACGGCTGCCAGATCGAACTGCAGGGCCACATCTGCCTGGTCCTGACCATCCGCGACGTCACCCGCCTGCGCGCCCAGGAACAGGCCCTGCGCGACAGCCAGGAACGCCTCGACCTGGCGCTGGACTCCGCCCAGCTGGGCATCTGGGACTGGCACATCCCCTCCGGGATGCTCTACGGCTCGATCCGCGCCGCCGTGCTCCACGAATTGCCGGCGCAGGACTTCCACGGTCCCTTCGGCGAGTTTTTCGCCTGCGTCGACGAGACCGATCGCCGGCGCATGCGCCAGGCTTATGCGCGCCTGGCCAAGGGACCGGACAACGACTACCAGTTCACCTACCGCGCCCAGCTGCAATCCGGCGAAGTACGCTACCTGGAGAGCCGCGCGCGGCTCTACCGTGACACCGAGGGCAAGCCGCTGCGCATGGCCGGGACCCTGCTCGACATCACCGAGCAGGTCATGCGGGAGCGCACCCTGGAAGCCTCCGAGGAAAAATTCGCCAGCCTGTTCCAGGGCAGCCCGGATCCGATCTGCGTCTCGCGGGTGCGCGACGGCGAGTTCATCGAGGTCAATCCGAGCTTCTGCAGCACCTTCGGCTGGCGGGCCGAGGAGGTCATCGGCCATTCCTCGCACCTGATCGCCTTCTGGGCCGATCATCGACTGCGCGAGCGGCTGTTCGAGCAACTGATGCGGGACCATTCGCTGCAGAACGCCGAAGTGCAGTTCCTCACCCGCGAAGGCCGGAGCATCACCTGCATGGTCGCCAGCCGGCTGATCTGGGTCGACCGCCAGCTGTGCATCCTCTCCACCTTCCGCGACGTCACCCGGCGCCAGCAGGCGGAAGCGGAACTCAAGGCCAGCCAGGAGAAGTTCGCCAAGGCGTTCCACTCCAGCCCCGACGCCATCACCATCACCGAGCGCGACAGCGGCCGCTACATCGAGGTCAACGAAGGCTTTCACCGCCTGACCGGCTATCGCCCCGAGGAAGTCACCGGACACACCTCGCTGGAGCTCAACATCTGGGGCGACCCGGAGGAGCGAACCAAGCTGCTGGCGGCCCTCGACCGCGACGGCTACGTGCACCACCTGGAGATGTGCGGCCGCCACCGCGACGGTCATACCAAGACCGTGGACGTCTCGGTCGAACCCATCGACCTGGGCGGCACCGCCTGCCTGCTGCTCACCGCCCGCGACACCAGCGAGCTGCGCGAAGCGGAAGCGCGCATCCAGCACCTGGCCTACCACGACGCCCTGACCGACCTGCCCAACCGCGCGCTGCTGATGGACCGCCTCAAGCAGCAGATCGCCCTGCTGCAGCGCCACAACCTGCGCGGCGCGTTGCTGTTCCTCGACCTGGACCACTTCAAGCACATCAACGACTCGCTGGGGCACTCGGTGGGCGATGCCATCCTGCAGATGGTCACCGCGCGCCTGGAGGCCAGCGTACGCCAGGAAGACACCGTGGCGCGGCTGGGCGGCGACGAGTTCGTGATCCTGCTCACCGGCATCGATGGCAGCCGCCTGGAAACCGCGCGCCGCGTGCGCCAACTGGCCGAAAAACTGCGCGACCTGCTGGCCGAGCCCATGCTGCTGGACGGGCACCGCCTGCAGATCACCCCGAGCATCGGCATCGCCCTGATCCCCGATGACGGCGCCACCCCCGAGGACCTGCTCAAGCGCGCCGACATCGCCATGTACCGCGCCAAGGACGCCGGACGGAACACCGTGCAACTGTTCCACGCCTCCATGCAGAAGGCTGCCAGCGAACGCTTACGCCTGGAAAGCGGCCTGCGCATGGCCATCGCCCGTCGCGAGTTCAGCCTGCACTATCAGCCGCAGATCGACTCCCGCGGCGGGCGCATCGTCGGCGCCGAAGCGCTGTTGC
This Pseudomonas sp. ATCC 13867 DNA region includes the following protein-coding sequences:
- a CDS encoding type IV pilus assembly protein FimV, with amino-acid sequence MAAAIASAFLPGTADALELGEISSRAVLGQTLSASIDLRGVGDLSTDEVVVGLASQQDFDRLGVDRSQLVTGLRFSSDIGKNGRGTIRVSSLRPIQEPYVNFVLQVVWPQGRLVREFTLLLDPPSYVATPVAPPATVATRPLAAPARQAAPSPAVSAPSESYRIQRNDALWNIASHNRPSSSVSVMQTMLAIQQLNPDAFVDGNANRLKVGQVLRLPNEQQARAQSHAQAVARIQAQNGEWQARRQVALPQGRQMDARKKTEAGAAPVSAEARDSLRLVSGRAANQKDKADAEQLAVLQEGLDSARREGDEMRSRIADLQSQMEKLNKLVELKDAQIASLIARLAEQDKAGKPTEASTGTGTGTGTAQPAASAPAGAVIAAQASEGVTHP
- the asd gene encoding aspartate-semialdehyde dehydrogenase, whose product is MKRVGLIGWRGMVGSVLMQRMLEERDFDLIEPVFFTTSNVGGEGPSIGKDIAPLKDAYSIEELKTLDVILTCQGGDYTNEVFPKLREAGWQGYWIDAASSLRMQDDAVIVLDPVNRKVIDQSLDAGAKNYIGGNCTVSLMLMALGGLFEAGLVEWMSAMTYQAASGAGAQNMRELIKQMGAINASVADDLANPSSAILDIDRKVAEAIRSDAMPTENFGAPLAGSLIPWIDKELPNGQSREEWKGQAETNKILGRFKNPIPVDGICVRIGAMRCHSQALTIKLNKDVPLTDIEGLISQHNPWVKLVPNQREISMRELTPAAVTGTLSVPVGRLRKLNMGSQYIGAFTVGDQLLWGAAEPLRRMLRILLER
- the leuB gene encoding 3-isopropylmalate dehydrogenase; the encoded protein is MSKQILVLPGDGIGPEIMAEAVKVLELANDKFALGFELTEDVIGGAAIDKHGVPLADETLERARHSDAVLLGAVGGPKWDKIERDIRPERGLLKIRSQLGLFGNLRPAILYPQLADASSLKPEVVAGLDILIVRELTGGIYFGQPREQRVLENGERQAYDTLPYSESEIRRIARVGFDMARVRNKKLCSVDKANVLASSQLWREVVEEVAKDYPDIELSHMYVDNAAMQLVRAPKQFDVMVTDNMFGDILSDEASMLTGSIGMLPSASLDSNNKGMYEPCHGSAPDIAGQGIANPLATILSVSMMLRYTFNQGAAADAIEKAVSLVLDQGLRTGDIWSEGCTKVGTREMGDAVVAALRNL
- a CDS encoding class I SAM-dependent methyltransferase, whose product is MTESRHEQVVQRQFGAQANAYLTSAVHAQGEEFAQLRERLSATTGARVLDLGCGAGHVSFNVAPLAGEVVAYDLSQQMLDVVASAAAERGLGNIATRCGAAEQLPFEDGEFDFVFSRYSAHHWRDVGQALREVRRVLKPDGVVCFIDVAAPGLPLLDTYLQTVEVLRDTSHVRDYSPSEWARLVGEAGLAVTAVKRQRLRLEFTSWVERMRTPEVMRQAIRALQLSMGDEVREYFEIDAEGSFSTDVLVLWAER
- the leuD gene encoding 3-isopropylmalate dehydratase small subunit; this encodes MKAFTQHTGLVAPLDRANVDTDQIIPKQFLKSIKRTGFGPNLFDEWRYLDVGQPNQDNSKRPVNQDFVLNFPRYEGASVLLARENFGCGSSREHAPWALDEYGFRAVIAPSFADIFFNNSFKNGLLPIILKDEEVDELFAQCEATEGYQLTVDLAAQTVTRPDGKQYRFDVDAFRKHCLLNGLDDIGLTLQDADAIRRFETGYKQSQPWLFRDA
- the leuC gene encoding 3-isopropylmalate dehydratase large subunit: MAGKTLYDKLWEMHEVKRRDDGSSLIYIDRHILHEVTSPQAFEGLRLAGRKPWRIDANIATPDHNVPTTQVERKGGLAAIADEVSRIQVQTLDENCDDFGILEFKMNDVRQGIVHVVGPEQGATLPGMTVVCGDSHTSTHGAFGALAHGIGTSEVEHVLATQCLVAKKMKNMQVRVEGKLPFGVTAKDIVLAVIGKIGTAGGNGHALEFAGSAIRDLSMEGRMTICNMSIEAGARVGMVACDEKTVEYVKGRPFSPQGSDWDKAVEAWSDLVSDADAHFDTIVELRAEDIKPQVSWGTSPEMVLAVDQNVPDPAAEADAVKRDSIVRALKYMGLNANQAITDIQLDRVFIGSCTNSRIEDLRAAAAVAKGRKVASTVKQALVVPGSGLVKAQAEQEGLDKIFIEAGFEWREPGCSMCLAMNPDRLESGEHCASTSNRNFEGRQGAGGRTHLVSPAMAAAAAVTGRFIDVRELMQA
- a CDS encoding LysR family transcriptional regulator — protein: MDLTSLNTFLAIAESGSFSEAGERLHLTQPAVSKRIAALESQLGVRLFDRVGREVTLTESGRALLPRAYQILSVLDDTRRALTNLNGEVSGRLVLATSHHIGLHRLPPLLRAFTKAHPQVALDIQFCDSEVAYEEILHGRAELAVITLAPETAEPVRAVPVWDDPLDFVAAPEHPLSVQGPVFLADVARHPAVFPGGNTFTHHIVRRMFEAEGLTPNIGMSTNYMETIKMMVSIGLAWSVLPRTMLDDSVVRLPLQDIQLSRQLGYILHTERTLSNAARAFMRLLDAQAAGLAPAAA
- a CDS encoding sensor domain-containing protein, giving the protein MTQHSPSLPESDGQDQFAKAFHTGPDAMVISDRDSGRFREINASFTERFGWSREEAIGRTSLQLGIWRSLDERQRMLDSIDAEQRIDGFEVTLLTRAGEERSARVYGCQIELQGHICLVLTIRDVTRLRAQEQALRDSQERLDLALDSAQLGIWDWHIPSGMLYGSIRAAVLHELPAQDFHGPFGEFFACVDETDRRRMRQAYARLAKGPDNDYQFTYRAQLQSGEVRYLESRARLYRDTEGKPLRMAGTLLDITEQVMRERTLEASEEKFASLFQGSPDPICVSRVRDGEFIEVNPSFCSTFGWRAEEVIGHSSHLIAFWADHRLRERLFEQLMRDHSLQNAEVQFLTREGRSITCMVASRLIWVDRQLCILSTFRDVTRRQQAEAELKASQEKFAKAFHSSPDAITITERDSGRYIEVNEGFHRLTGYRPEEVTGHTSLELNIWGDPEERTKLLAALDRDGYVHHLEMCGRHRDGHTKTVDVSVEPIDLGGTACLLLTARDTSELREAEARIQHLAYHDALTDLPNRALLMDRLKQQIALLQRHNLRGALLFLDLDHFKHINDSLGHSVGDAILQMVTARLEASVRQEDTVARLGGDEFVILLTGIDGSRLETARRVRQLAEKLRDLLAEPMLLDGHRLQITPSIGIALIPDDGATPEDLLKRADIAMYRAKDAGRNTVQLFHASMQKAASERLRLESGLRMAIARREFSLHYQPQIDSRGGRIVGAEALLRWEHPTQGAQSPASFIRVLEDSGLIIAVGHWVIEEACHTCARLLAEGRIDIEDFCLSVNISPRQFRQSDFVERVLDSLDKAGLPARLLKLEITEGIVIQQLEDTIARMQRLRQAGVRFAMDDFGTGYSSLTYLKRLPVDSLKIDQSFVRDAPNDSNDAEIVRAIIAMGHSLGLELIAEGVETPEQLALLEEQGCHLHQGYLFSRPVPLEAFIDLLPPRDRQGAP